Part of the Zingiber officinale cultivar Zhangliang chromosome 6A, Zo_v1.1, whole genome shotgun sequence genome, AAAATAGATATTGCTGCATAATATTCCTCTGCAGTTTGGATTCTGCATTATGACCATCCAGGAAAAAAAAAGACTGTTTTCTGCTCGTTCTTGCAATATCTTATATCATGCCAAATTGCTATAGAATTATTGGTTACAAACTTTTCTTCATCGATGTAGTTCTTATTATCGCGTattttttcctctcttctattcaaACTTGGCTGCAAGACCATCATAGTTGTTCAATTGGAAACTTGGTTTTACTATGATACCACGAAATATTTGCTCCTGATCATAAATTTAAGCTTCTATTGATGCCTATCGTGATCTTCTATGGACGCTTCaagaacttaattaattaaaataagggTGAATCAGCTAAAAAGTTTGGaactttttttttcaatatatCCAAAGTTTTCCCTTAATTATTACAATATTATCTTATTGTTCATTGGACCTCTTGGATTTAGATAGTCTATATATTAAATCAAGTTAGAGTAATGTACAATGACCAATGCATGAATATAAATAGATGGATGGATGAATCAGtgaataaatgtttaatttatcCTTAATACTCATGCTGCAAAAGGCGGGTTCCGCCGCCCAACGGCCCCCTACGCCTGCCCCATGGTATTGTTATCCTTAATACTCATATTCATATGttaggtggttgcaagaaagaaTGATTCTATTGCAATAAGTTGGTATGGTTATTGTTAGTTGTTAACTAGTTGTTGTTAAAAAGGCCATAATATTAATAGAATGACTTAAAAAGCCtcctgaattaaaaaaaaaaaaaaaaaccaattgAACTTAAATTAGCATAATGAATAACGGATGAATCAAGTAAGTACACTTAATTACAATCATAGTGGATTCATTTCTATCTGATAATCATAATAATATTCTTGTTTGTTTCTTATAAAGCAGACTAATCAGTTTTTTTCCGTCAGTTTAAAAGCAGTAGGTTTGCCAGAGAAAATCAAGCAAACTCCAGGATCTTCTTGCCTGCAGGAGCTGTCATGGATTATGGAGTTGTTAATATTCTGCACATTGCTGTTGATGCTTGTGCTTGAAAGAACCTCATTGTTCTCTTGTGATCTCTCCCTTTGAGTTTCATCCTCATCATGAATACTTTTACTCTGCTTATCAATTTCATGTATTGTCTCAAGGCAGCCTGCATTCTTTGACGTCTCATGCCCAATCAGCATGGATGCACCATTATTTTCACCTGCCAAGTTGACGATGTTTTGTGCATGTTGGCTTTCAGCTTCAACATTCAGCTTCTTGATCTGATTGCTTCCTTGCTCCTCATATCCATCCTTACCCGAGTCTTCTCCCATCTTTGTTTCAATATGATCCAGCCCTGAAGCATGTTCTTCCATTGATATATTTACCTTTGTTTCCttctttgccacctcattggatgAAAAAGTTGGTCTCTCTGTGAATTCATTCAATTCCGGATCCAATTTCTTCTGGTCCTTTTTAATTGCTTCACCAACTTTTTCTGGGGCTTCATTTTTAGAACTGATGTCATCTGCAATTTCAACTTTTATAGTTGTATGCTCGTCATAGGCCAGTTTTGAATCTAGTCCTAGATCATTTTCTGCTTCTTTGGCTGGTGGGATTTCAGAGTTGTTTGCCTTACCGTGCAGCTCTGTAAATGTATCAGACTCTTCTTGTACTTGATCAGAAGGATGATCATTTGCTACTGACGATGTATATTCCATGGTTTCTTGTGCACTTCTTCAGTGTTTCTTTGAGATGGTTGAAGTTGTGGAGCGCCTTGAGATGGAGTTGGGGTAGAAGAAATTGTTGGAACTGAAGCTTCTTGATATGATTGTAGTGCGTACCTGGATGTCACTGGTGAGGAAGATGGTAATGGCGATGGTGAAGATGTTGAAGTCCTTGTTGACCTTGATCGAGATTCTATGAcgagggaagatgaagagcttGGTTGAGTTGGAGTTGGTGTCTGGTTCCATATTGGGAACCAGAACCGGGATGGCTTTTGCTGCCTTGGTTGGCTGTCCATTGTTGtattgaaaaattgaaagaacGATATGAAAGGGGATTTTTGTCCTTCCCATTAGCTATATAAAAGCAGCAAATTTATATAACTTTTGGAACAGGTTTTGCATCTGACTACTTGATTGATATGCAGGGAATCTAAAACAAAATTTGAGTTGATACATGACTTTGCTTAAAATGTAAGAAAAGCTTTAACTTTGGCTTGCTGTGCAATCTATTGGAGTTCCTTAACTGGTCTGTCGTGGAATATTATTTGTCTTTTGATGACGACGGACAATAATATAGGCATCGAGCATGGATGAAGATTTTCCGTGGAAAGATTTCTTATATACAAATCGTGCCCGAGAAATGGCATTTGACTGAATTTAATTAACATGccatagataaaaatactagcATTTGGGATTTTATAAGCAACCATAAATTTGAATAATATTTGATGGTTCACAGTGCCAGTGTCTATTCAAGAGATACAGCCCATGTGTCACATAAATGGAGATATGGGAACTAGAGGACCCATCAGACATGGCTGTTGCGCTCTTGCATATACAGAATCTTGAGCCTCATGCAACGAGGACCTCGTGTTGTAAATTGATCGTGATTGCCATTTAACTTATTGTATTCTATTTGTCCGTATAATTGGTGAAATGTAGAaattattctttgtacttgtagtCATTTGGATAAATAGAACGAGTGAAGCAGCTTTGAACCTAAAGAATCACATCTGTGGTCTCGTTTGGACGACAAAGATTTTCCCATCCTTAACAACACCTTCGATGTCCTGTGGAGAGCCATAGAGCTCCTCGATCGCATAACCTGCTCGAGCAATGCTGGAGAGTAGTGAATTACGGAAATTCTTATCCATGATTAATGGGTCGGCTACATAGTCGAGTACCACTTTCTCTTCCTCATCCATGGGCACACTGCAGAGTTGGATAAACATTGACATGGTAAACGAAACCAAATAAGTTTGTTGACATGGACACAAAGCTGAGTGGTTGAGAAAATGAACTAACCTGTCATACAGACCAGCACCTGCATAACCTTCTAAATCTTCACCATTAGAATCAGATCTGAAGATAATTGATTGTTTGATGAATAGGCCAATAGGCTTGCTTGGGAAACCAAGTACCTAAAATAGACAGTCTATGAGATACTTGAATGTCGCATGGTATGACACGATGATGCAGGTGAGTGATTGACCTTTGGCGAGTTCAGATCGTTCTTATTACAGACAAAGCTCAATGCCCGGCCTGGGTAGGCTCCAACAAGAGTTTCTCCAAGTCCTTTCACCACCTTTGAAAGCAAATCAAGGGAGAATGCCTTAGCTCATGGAATTTAGGAGAAAAAACAATTTTTATGCATACCTCGGCATATATTTCAGATGAATCTCCAGATGATGGGTTTGTAGTATGGATGACAAATGCATAATCAGCACTAATGATTTCTTGAACCAAGACAGCCATGCACAAATAGTCATGATCCAACTTGACTTTCCTTGTGCTGAAATATGCTCTCTCATTCCACTTTGAAGCCCAAACCTTGATGAACCCAAGTGTTTAGAGTGTGTTCTTTTTTTCAATGCCACTCAATGAGAATTATGAAATTGTTGCACTAGAATGATcatattagcacaataaaccgTTCACTATTTCCAGTAGCTTAGCTTTGCAATTCACTTAGATGGAAATTTCAATTATCCTATAACTGATAAATTGCACATTCCGTTTAGTGTTCATGGGTAATAGCAAAAGCCAAGAGATTCAGAGCACTGAATGGATAGGTATACCATCAATGTACAACAGAAAAAGCAAAGCTTAAAGTGATTTAGCCTTCAAGAAATGGCAGTTCTTTGGACTGGATgcacataaaaatattttaacaccaAATCGaccaataaaaggaaaaggaaatcatTGTAAGTTTTTGTGAAGAGCCTACTGGATGGAAGCTACAGAATCAGTGCCCATGCCATGGCAGAAGTCTGTGTTTCAAGAGATTTAAGTATTTGTATTCTTCATGTTAGACCCActatatataacaaaaaaaaagatatttaaaCTAAATATTCACAAAATATTCAAGTTCAGATCAGGAAAGTTTTCTTACTCTTTTGATTGCCATCCAAGCAAGTTCCCACCGATGTTCACCCTCATCACCAGGCCATGGCATTCCTGATGCCTGCATTTTTCCCTTTAGCTCTTGTACCTGAAGCAGAATCATGGATGATTGTTCCATTGTCATTGTTCAAGGAAGCAGTATTTATCAACAATAGGTTGAATATTGTCATTGTTCAAGGAAGCAGTATTTATCAACAATAGGTTGAATAaacagaaatgccaaaacctaaaaaGACAGTGGATTCAGTGTGAAATCAAGTGTTACTAAATAAGCAGCAATGGTGTCTGGTGACAAATCATTCTGTAAATATTTAAAAACTAAACCCAATATCATTGCTTTAACACCTGTCAGAGGTTTAATATCGCAGCATACCACCCTTGGGATGCATTTTCTGTATTGTAAACTAAAAGCAACTTTTCATATTTTCATGTAACTAGTTTTTTAGTAGTTCAAAAATAATAGATATACTAATTTTACAAATCATTTTAATTATGACTAcataatatatatacaaaattatccagaaaattattaaatcaaacttcatcttgtaatctttATGACTACAGAATACATATATATAACTACATAATTATATGACTACATAGTACACGTCCATATATATCAAACGTATTAACACAACACTTCGAATCCTTAAAGGTTCTTGATTTATTTTTACAGGAGAATAATTAGATTTCATTACACCTTTGTCCATTAGGGAAATATGTAATCCAAAGGGATGCTATAATTTTTATGCTTGTTTCAACCTATTCACCATTGGCAAAGTAAGAACACAATCATAAATTAATTGAAGAACCATCGCAGGTTTTTTATCCATTTATGATTTATGCCATTAGTATCCTATCTTCTGTGACATTGAATAAGCTTTATTTAATAACCAAACTTAACCTTTTGACAAGAAAGCATAttttaaacaaatatattaaaaaaaccgTGCATAGTGATTAGCTTTACCAGCTCAATTGGAGATGCCAGCTGCAATATCATCTTTCTTATGTtgagaagtgcatcaaattctccAATAGCCAACTTCTCTTTCAGTAACTGTAGCTGGCTGACAATTTCCTGCATTGACAAATGCAAATTTGATGTGttatacaaaaaaaatatatatatccaaGTAGTTGAAGTGGCAATTCAAAGAAAAAAACTGTTCGACTGGAGAGTTGACAAGGACATCAAGTCTAAGTAGGGAGGATTATTACATCCTAGTGTAGTCTCATAACAAGAGTTGTGAACTCATGAAAAGATTTTATAAGCTTAGGTGAGTGAGCTAGTGTTAACTTAGCTAAAACATTTTGGAGAAATAGTTGAGCCTAACAAGCTCATTGATTAGTTCTTTTATCTATGCTGACCAAGAATCTGAAACCTTCCATTTTCACTTCAAAATAACAAATCAAAGAATTATGGATAGAATCTAACCAAGGGGGGAAGCAATGAGAACAATGAGTTCATGTAGTGAGTTCAGGTGCACCACCAAGCTCAAGCTGCTACTTCAGATGCTCTTATCTTCACCCTTTATCTTTTCTAAGACCATCAAACTCTTTCCTGCGCACAAGGCACCACAAGATATTTGGGTGCTCTAGTGGACGATGGAAAGAGAGGGGGCAGAAAGATCCCAGGTCCTCTAAGGGTGGTGACAGCTTTGTGGCTAGGTTCACAAGAAGGGAATTTTGGTGAGATGGAGGAATCCCTTGGACTTCTATAGAATGTATACAATAAGCCTTAGTTAGGTTATGAGTTTGGTCGTACTATGGCAGGAATGTACTGAACTAAAATTTTGGCTCCGGTTCACATGAAGTAGCACACAAAAAGTTGTGAATTAATTGGCAATTTTGCAAGAGAAAAGAAACATGCATTGGCATCGATAACTTTGTTGGAACATGAATAAATGAAATAATAGATAGGAATACCTACAGACAACTAAAAAATCTAGTTTCTTAATATATAACATAATTTACTAGGTTTGCTAAATCTACTAAAACTACAATTAATAATGATTTTATAGAAGTATAAAAAGAACCTAACATTTAATGAAATTTCTAGATAATAAATAATCAAATCACCAAGACATGTCAACACCACCCCAAACACGTAGGAGTTCTAGACTAGGTTGTATTTCTTCATCTGGAGGGAGCCAAAAAAAACCAATAATTTCTGACCATTTTGGCAAGAATACGAGCTTTTCATTCGGATCACAGTGAAGTATAGGCTTTCAAATCCCAAATAGTTGTGCATTTTCTTTCCATATGAACATATCCgaatatatatacataaatatGTCCATCTCAATGTATAGGGAGTTTTCACCTCAATAATAATATTTCATAATACATTTCTGTATATGATTGCCCAActtagagaatatatatatacatacaatgGGCTACAGGAGATATTGACCGTGCAATAAAAAACAATTAAAATGAAATTCACGACTAAATGATAGAGCTGATATGCTTAAACGTAACAAGCACCTTGTTTATGTCATTTGACAGAACTTCCTCAAAAACTCCAAATGGTAGAGCGACTGATGTGGGAATGCCCACCCATGAAGGAACCTTTCCTTTTAGATATGAAATATTCCGCGATTTAGCACCAACCTAAGGGTAAAAAATACAATTACAACTTGTTGAATGAATAAAATACAAGGGTTTTTTTAGAAGTAGCAAATGAAGTCAAACATGTAAGGTGATTTCTAGTTTCACCTTATAGGAACCAGAGTGACTTTGataaaacaagaacaaaaaatgATAAATATGTATTTTAGCACAAACCATTTCATTGGTAAATTCTTCAGCTGATATGGCATACTTGCCACTGAAGTGCTTCCCAACCAATGTCACCGATGGTGGTGCTTGCTCATCTCCAGCTTGAACTGGACCCACATCTTCAGGTTCAGTTTTTCCTATTTCACTAAATGAGGCAAACAGACAACAGTGATTATAGTATTAAGGAAGTCATGTATTTCTAGTACTTCACAAGTGGTTCACAAAATTTAATTGTTTTATTGTCTTTAAAGATTACCTATATACAATATCATCAGACGTGGGCTTTAGACGAAAGAGCTTTCCCGAATTCCTCCGAAACTCATCCAGGATATTGTCATCAAAGCAGGTAGCAAAGCATACCTGCATAGTGGTAATCTATAGTCATGAAAATTCATTCTGAATGAAAACCATAGCATTGATATGAAATCAGGACCTTGCTATTTCTAGCTCGCACAGAGACATGAGATAGAACATCTGGCATATCAGGTGTTAGAACAGCGACTGTGCCATCTGGTATTTCCTCTTCTCCCCTTACATGTTTTGCAACCAAAATTGTTGATTGTGTATATGATTTATTCTGGACAGCAAGCAATTCTTCTACAACTTCAACATATCCAGCAACTTCAACAGGGCTTATGACCTGCCAGCTGTTCCAACCAGCTAAAAATTATGGAATTGAAATAAAAGAGAAAGAACCTAAAAGGCATCAAAGTACATGCTTAGAAATGATTAGCtcacttatgatattatagtTGAACTTTAGATGACCAGACAACCCTCATATTACTACATAAAAATAACTATGAAACTTTTGAACAACCTTCCTAAATGTGCAACTTTCCGAAGAAGAGGGTCAAGTCGCTGAAGAAGTGCAGATAAAGAAGCTGCTGATCCAGCACGTATGATTTCTTCCGTGAATATGCTTACCTGTAGAGGTAGGCCCTTATTAAGGTAATTTATCATAGTGAATGTTTCAAAGAATCTCCAAGTAATTTGCATACCGCCCATGGATCAACATCAAGCAATGATCCAAGATATTCAGCTGAAGGTTGCAAAATTTGATGGTAATATTCTGCCTTGCTTGATAGAGCTAGACGGGTTCTGTCAAGAAATGACTTGGCAAATAGTGCCCACTGATCATCTTTTTGCTTAGACATCTCCATCGAATGTTTCCATCCCTTCAAAAGCAATACATGATTACAGTAACTTAACGCTGGATCCAAGGAAAAATAGATTCTTGGTTGAATTCATAAGCTCACTCTTGGAAATAACAAGCAACTGTAATGACTAGTGCATAAGCATATATATCTACAATAACAACAAATCATTGTGTCCCAACTATTAGGAATCAACTACCAAATCATGGTGGATATTATCTCACCATTGTATGTAATGTCAATACCATTCAGATTATTTAAATTAGTTGATATTACATTATAGTGACTTGTCTTAACTACTAAAATCTATCAACCATGATGGAATTATTTTTacatattttctttcataaacaaTCATTGGAACTCATTCTAGTAATCATTTTATTCTATATTTCCTCAACATTCTCAAAA contains:
- the LOC121995300 gene encoding uncharacterized protein LOC121995300, whose product is MEYTSSVANDHPSDQVQEESDTFTELHGKANNSEIPPAKEAENDLGLDSKLAYDEHTTIKVEIADDISSKNEAPEKVGEAIKKDQKKLDPELNEFTERPTFSSNEVAKKETKVNISMEEHASGLDHIETKMGEDSGKDGYEEQGSNQIKKLNVEAESQHAQNIVNLAGENNGASMLIGHETSKNAGCLETIHEIDKQSKSIHDEDETQRERSQENNEVLSSTSINSNVQNINNSIIHDSSCRQEDPGVCLIFSGKPTAFKLTEKN